From one Plasmodium yoelii strain 17X genome assembly, chromosome: 12 genomic stretch:
- a CDS encoding helicase has translation MNLSDLNKLLVDSENNENEKEKEKEFQELNIPEEVINSLKQINIVYPSPIQYITIKEAIQKQDLIIQSKNGTGKSTSICIILISHIIKRIHKNVAKNKFKSFLNNNKDDNYCGSAINGNIEKDNYCEDAFSFSLYFYGIVLVPTRELCVQINDVINKISENLIIKKNKQLDTTNEFRENVIDKHVENSYILKIRSIILYGGTDVYDNIKNLFLTLPQIIISTPGRLKHILKMFQNTNIELDNINLFQKIDSKKIKISYLKIVNLLLKKLIIDEVDALLDEQFEDQMKIIFNSLINPNVQILAYSSTFRESTIDIFKKMVTSIDISYINKMINLYNQSTKLIKDHHYDSVTNDPVLASEENAKNGPKNGTKNWPKNWLKNCAGVEIDNSPSKQNLDDKVCGSSSCDKVCGSSSCDKVCGSSPCDKACGSSLLTKQCIKTAIKKKKKKKKKKKKKNVNIKEIEKYILNQQNLKYFIIEKMKKEKKKIDIYSSKKRKFKMCQTCTSVVLMQENEKNKISKLDSPILMNIKHCFITVNNENMNKHEELKYKLKVLLKIIKEIKFEQCFLFINNSYEGLQITKMMKKYNIDCYYVSSKVEHNERMQSFNKLKNNKMKIVICTDIMSRGIDNIVCDLVINFDIPCSKEIYIHRSGRCGRYGNKGLCISLCNYTDYNYLYYFKYTLKLNVYDFYYLSSSQKCSLTSVPNQTNTKSDPGIDETDPCKYETYPCKEKADLCKEKADPCKDETVCDTLPVNSEHSEWGALDFYSNSEILKNIIGKNDVNKIDKIGEKEYKEKNFVKIIIKGFYSKFINTLKIFNIRDENIYLKIYFKKLLTKLKIIKNDITYFFYLPNDNIHFFKSINIIEHKSNLILYFNFKKKIKIYYTTYLDRLKSMTNMKEKKYHYTNFCMLFFCNSNNYMVLKIYYAFLFLFKHYQYPLNDLLASMPLMCANIKRKIENKKSKQIGTGKHIETDKGKNNFERFNYSSDSFLLLYDEINKWDKKENQLFDHKNSYNSDKNSDHDGIICMNKQGKIIEKGNGYDDIKFFLQFIFSSNKKKKRKYLITDMEKNINDKEYSSDNIDYNILNKTENVTFNTILFDDALNFLNISTYEKKQLANFSSQCNKIQCINNEQKIIANLNRLINSQIFLNLNYNENPNLMKSIFLQNHIQLCKDF, from the coding sequence ATGAATTTGAGCGATTTAAACAAATTGCTAGTTGATtctgaaaataatgaaaatgaaaaagaaaaagaaaaagaattCCAAGAGCTTAATATTCCAGAAGAAGTTATAAACagtttaaaacaaataaatattgtatatcCATCACCAATTCAATATATAACTATAAAAGAAGCAATTCAAAAACAAgatttaataatacaatcTAAAAACGGAACAGGAAAAAGTACatctatatgtataatattgatatctcatataataaaaagaatacataaaaatgtaGCGAAAAACAAGTTCAAAtcgtttttaaataataataaagatgatAATTATTGTGGAAGTGCAATAAATGGAAACATAGAAAAGGATAATTATTGTGAAGATGCATTTTCCTTTTCTCTCTATTTTTATGGAATTGTTTTGGTTCCTACAAGGGAATTGTGTGTGCAAATAAATGATGtgattaataaaatttcagaaaatttaattataaaaaaaaataaacaactaGATACTACAAACGAATTTAGAGAAAATGTTATAGACAAACATGTAGAAAATagttatattctaaaaataagATCTATAATTCTATATGGTGGAACTGATgtatatgataatataaaaaatttatttttaacacttcctcaaattattatttcaaCTCCTGGACGATTAAAACATATTCTAAAAATGTTTCAAAACACTAATATTGAAttagataatataaatttgtttcaAAAGATAgattctaaaaaaataaaaatatcttatttaaaaatagtgaatcttttattaaaaaaattaattatagaTGAAGTAGATGCATTATTAGATGAACAATTTGAAGatcaaatgaaaattatttttaattcattaatAAATCCAAACGTTCAAATATTAGCATATAGTTCTACTTTTAGAGAATCTACaattgatatttttaaaaaaatggtaaCATCTATAGATATTagttatattaataaaatgataaatttatataatcagTCTACCAAACTAATTAAGGACCATCACTACGACTCGGTTACAAACGACCCAGTTTTAGCTAGCGAGGAAAATGCCAAAAACGGGCCAAAAAACGGGACAAAAAATTGGCCAAAAAATTGGCTGAAAAATTGTGCAGGTGTAGAGATAGACAACTCCCCTTCCAAACAAAATTTAGATGACAAAGTTTGTGGAAGTAGCTCGTGTGACAAAGTTTGTGGAAGTAGCTCGTGTGACAAAGTTTGTGGAAGTAGCCCGTGTGACAAAGCGTGTGGAAGCAGCTTACTAACTAAACAATGTATTAAAACAGCgattaagaaaaaaaaaaaaaaaaaaaaaaaaaaaaaaaaaaaaaatgtaaatataaaagaaatagaaaaatatatactaaaccaacaaaatttaaaatattttattattgaaaaaatgaaaaaagaaaaaaaaaaaatagacatATATTCTTCgaaaaagagaaaatttaaaatgtgTCAAACATGTACATCAGTAGTTTTAATgcaagaaaatgaaaaaaataaaatttcgaAATTAGACTCCCCaatattaatgaatataaaacattGTTTCATTACTGTTAACaatgaaaatatgaacaaacatgaagaattaaaatataaattaaaagtattacttaaaataataaaagaaataaaatttgaACAATGCtttctttttataaataactCTTATGAGGGTTTACAAATAActaaaatgatgaaaaaatataatattgatTGTTATTATGTAAGCTCTAAAGTTGAACATAATGAAAGGATGCaaagttttaataaattaaaaaataataaaatgaagaTTGTTATATGTACTGATATTATGAGTCGAGGAATAGATAATATTGTGTGTGATCttgttattaattttgatatACCATGTAGTAAAGAGATATATATTCACAGGTCAGGCAGATGTGGACGATATGGAAATAAAGGTCTTTGTATAAGCTTATGCAATTATACtgattataattatttatattattttaaatatactttaaaattaaatgtttatgatttttattatttatcttCTTCTCAAAAATGTTCACTCACAAGTGTGCCTAACCAGACCAACACCAAATCAGACCCGGGCATAGACGAAACAGACCCGTGCAAATACGAAACATACCCATGTAAGGAAAAAGCAGACCTATGCAAAGAAAAAGCAGACCCATGCAAAGACGAAACAGTTTGCGATACACTTCCTGTAAATAGTGAACATTCCGAATGGGGTGCACTTGACTTTTATTCAAATTctgaaattttaaaaaatataattggaaaaaatgatgttaataaaatagacAAAATTGGAGAAAAAGAAtacaaagaaaaaaattttgttaaaataattataaaaggGTTTTACtcaaaatttattaacactttaaaaatttttaatataagagatgaaaatatatatttaaaaatatactttaaaaaattattaacaaaattaaaaataatcaaaaatgatattacttactttttttatttaccaAATGATaacatacatttttttaaaagcataaatataattgaacataaatcaaatttaatattatattttaattttaaaaaaaaaataaaaatatattatacaacCTATTTGGATAGACTAAAATCAATGACAAatatgaaagaaaaaaaatatcactACACAAATTTTTGTATGCTCTTTTTTTGcaattcaaataattatatggtcttgaaaatttattatgcTTTTCTTTTCTTGTTTAAACATTATCAATATCCTCTTAATGATTTGCTTGCTTCGATGCCACTTATGTGTGCAAATATAAAGagaaaaatagaaaataaaaaaagcaaaCAAATTGGAACGGGCAAACATATCGAAACGGACAAGGGAAAAAATAACTTTGAGCGATTTAATTATTCATCAGACAGTTTTTTGCTCCTTTATGATGAGATTAACAAATGggataaaaaagaaaatcaaTTATTTGATCATAAAAATAGCTATAATAGTGATAAAAATTCTGACCATGATGGAATTATTTGCATGAACAAGCAaggaaaaataatagaaaaaggGAATGGATATGATGATATTAagttttttttacaatttatattttcttcaaacaaaaaaaaaaaacgaaaatatCTTATTACAGATAtggagaaaaatataaatgataaagaaTATTCTTCAGATAATATCGATTATAACATTCTGAACAAAACAGAAAATGTAACATTTAATACGATACTATTTGATGAtgctcttaattttttaaatattagtacatatgaaaaaaaacagtTAGCTAATTTTTCATCTCaatgtaataaaatacaatgtataaataatgaacaaaaaataattgcaAACTTAAATAGGTTGATAAATTCTCAAATATTCCTCAATCTAAATTATAACGAAAATCCGAATTTGATGAaaagtatttttttacaaaatcaTATACAATTGTGTAAAGATTtttaa
- a CDS encoding ras-related protein Rab-18, putative, translated as MKNKNKYDYLLKLLLVGDSSVGKSSILCRYSDNQFEEKVLSTIGIDFKVKYLKIDNKTIKVGIWDTAGQERFRTLTSAYYRNAHAIILVYDCTVRESFENLDVWIHEIDKYSTNKNAIKMLVANKIDKPNHEVTKDEGKNFAFENNMLFCETSAKNDINITYCFEELIQQILNNPSLLELSVVTKNLKLGKKDEGRISCVC; from the exons atgaaaaataaaaataaatatgactATTTattgaaattattattagtaGGAGATTCCAGTGTAG GAAAAAGTAGTATATTATGCCGTTATTCTGATAATCAATTTGAAGAAAAAGTGTTATCAACAATAG GAATTGACTTTAAAGTGAAATATCTAAAAATAGATAATAAAACCATAAAAGTTGGAATATGGGATACAGCAGGGCAGGAGCGTTTTAGAACCCTCACTTCTGCCTACTACCGAAATGCCCACGCAATTATCTTAGTATA TGATTGTACCGTTCGGGAATCTTTTGAAAACTTAGATGTATGGATTCACGAAATCGATAAATATTccacaaataaaaatgcgATCAAAATGCTTGTAGcaaataaaatagataaaCCAAATCATGAAGTAACAAAAGATGAAGGAAAAAATTTTGCTTtcgaaaataatatgttattTTGTGAAACTAGtgcaaaaaatgatattaataTAACTTATTGTTTTGAAGAGCTTATACAGCAAATTCTAAACAATCCTTCATTGCTTGAATTAAGCGTTGttacaaaaaatttaaaacttGGAAAAAAAGATGAAGGTAGAATCAGTTGTGTGTGCTAG
- a CDS encoding coenzyme Q-binding protein COQ10 homolog, mitochondrial, putative, with amino-acid sequence MIVGILPCKLAVNKIIKRRHSILLDKFMNSKEIIYRKNVDIICKNNIFFYTILNVDEYKHFLPYVTDSEITYKCDECFNADLQIENIFFKEKYKSIIKYKYPTTIMVSSHDTSLFYHLITEWDIKDKQNYINVNFYINFKLKNKLYQNFMNLYIKELGRNILYAFIKEAKSNSLKNVDSFFNNLKIK; translated from the exons ATGATAGTTGGTATTTTGCCATGCAAACTTGCtgtgaataaaataataaaaagaaggCATTCTATACTTCTTGATAAATTTATGAATTCTAAGGAAATCATTTATCGAAAAAATGTTGATattatttgtaaaaataatatatttttttacacaattttaaatgtagacgaatataaacattttttaccGTATGTAACT GACAGTGAAATAACTTATAAATGCGACGAATGTTTTAATGCTGATTTGCAAAtcgaaaatattttttttaaggaaaaatataaatcgaTAATTAAGTATAAATACCCAACAACCATAATG gTTTCTAGCCATGATACTAGCTTATTTTACCATTTG ATAACAGAGTGGGACATTAAGGATAAGCAAAATTACATAaatgttaatttttatataaattttaag cTAAAAAATAAGCTATACCAAAATTTTATGAACCTGTACATAAAAGAATTAGGAAGGAATATATTGTATGCTTTTATTAAGGAAGCAAAATCTAATAGTTTGAAAAATGTAGATTCTTTTTTCAACaacttaaaaataaaataa
- a CDS encoding YEATS domain-containing protein, putative: MENRMQNVKLVKPMVVGTYAFLLSQQEKRKYGNMTHKWTCLLRCPNSSDLSLFVTKVVFELDPSFIYPKRVYTQPPYEVNEIGWGEFYLTVKIYFDDTSLSPISITHFVKLNTDSENEHTPCVVNETYEEIIFRNPTIRLYNKIVQSNSTKTAPHKFQEHFLKYDFKEDSYTKKYLQFQSKVQEEICDLMSEATMLSKEINETQQKYFSMKAEIGVSSDEN, encoded by the exons A tGGAAAATCGAATGCAAAATGTAAAGTTGGTAAAACCAATGGTTGTTGGTACTTATGCATTTTTGCTTTCTCAGCAG GAAAAAAGGAAGTATGGAAATATGACACATAAGTGGACATGCTTATTAAGATGTCCTAATTCATCTGATCTTTCTTTATTTGTAACTAAAGTGGTTTTTGAATTAGACCCTTCTTTCATTTATCCCAAGAGAG TTTATACACAGCCCCCTTATGAGGTAAATGAAATTGGATGGGGTGAATTTTACCTGACagtaaaaatttattttgatgATACCTCTTTATCTCCTATTAGTATTACTCATTTTGTTAAG tTAAACACGGATTCCGAGAATGAACACACCCCTTGTGTCGTTAACGAg aCATATgaagaaattatttttagaaATCCCACTATTCGATTGTACAATAAAATTGTCCAAAGCAACAGCACAAAAACAGCTCCTCATAAATTTCAGGAACAtt TTTTGAAATACGACTTTAAAGAGGATAGctacacaaaaaaatatctcCAATTTCAGTCGAAGGTGCAAGAGGAAATTTGTGATTTAATGTCTGAAGCAACTATGCTATCGAAAGAG ATTAACGAAACccaacaaaaatatttttcaa tgaAAGCGGAAATCGGGGTTAGCAGCGATGAaaattag